A region of Lycium barbarum isolate Lr01 chromosome 3, ASM1917538v2, whole genome shotgun sequence DNA encodes the following proteins:
- the LOC132632264 gene encoding putative gamma-glutamylcyclotransferase At3g02910 — MGAEGAEKSTIIFTYGTLKRGFSNHVLLQDMISNGDASFLGVHQTVDKLPLVCGPYRVPFLLNFPGSGERVWGELYAVSARGLIRMDELEGITKAHYERLPIKVRPEAQPDEVVAEAYYAHRNYAEAMWKRNGEKGYSVYSEKEAKGYVKRKERPQHLTFLEQIGIFISSSSDQKDNPNSCYSKKNVHAAPLPIDVVNH, encoded by the coding sequence ATGGGGGCTGAAGGGGCAGAGAAAAGCACAATTATATTCACATACGGAACACTAAAAAGGGGATTTTCAAATCACGTTCTCTTACAAGACATGATATCCAATGGCGACGCTTCTTTCCTCGGCGTACACCAAACCGTCGATAAACTCCCTCTTGTTTGTGGGCCCTACAGGGTACCATTCCTCCTCAATTTCCCAGGTTCAGGCGAGCGCGTGTGGGGCGAGCTCTACGCGGTTTCCGCGCGTGGGCTGATTCGCATGGACGAATTAGAAGGGATTACCAAAGCCCATTATGAGAGGCTCCCCATCAAAGTCCGGCCCGAAGCCCAGCCCGATGAAGTGGTTGCGGAAGCGTATTATGCGCATAGAAATTATGCGGAGGCGATGTGGAAGAGGAATGGGGAAAAGGGTTATAGTGTTTATTCTGAGAAAGAAGCGAAAGGCTATGTGAAACGTAAAGAAAGGCCTCAACATTTAACATTCTTGGAGCAGATTGGGAtttttatttcttcttcatcAGATCAAAAAGATAACCCTAATTCTTGTTATAGCAAGAAAAATGTTCATGCTGCTCCTCTTCCGATTGATGTTGTTAATCATTAA